A region from the Lentisphaerota bacterium genome encodes:
- a CDS encoding co-chaperone GroES, which yields MAKIRPLGARVLVEPVDPKEQNKGGIIIPDNAKEKPQEGVVIAIGKKVDDDGKPVAFDVKVGDRVLMPKYGGTEVKIDNKEYQLVREDDLLGVIS from the coding sequence ATGGCTAAAATCCGTCCACTCGGCGCGCGTGTTCTGGTTGAACCCGTTGACCCGAAAGAGCAGAACAAAGGCGGGATCATCATCCCCGACAACGCCAAAGAAAAGCCCCAGGAGGGCGTGGTCATCGCCATCGGCAAGAAGGTTGACGACGATGGAAAGCCGGTTGCGTTCGACGTCAAGGTCGGCGACCGCGTGTTGATGCCGAAATACGGCGGCACCGAAGTCAAGATCGACAACAAAGAATACCAGCTCGTGCGTGAAGACGACCTGCTGGGCGTGATCTCGTAA